In Mycolicibacter virginiensis, the DNA window AAGAACTCGACCTCGACGGGGTCGACCCGCGCAGTCCAGCGCCGGTGGAGCGCGCGGCGGAATTGTCGGTGGTGGTGATCGGCTGTGGCGAGTCGGGCGTGTTGGCCGGAATTCGGCTGGCCCAGGCCGGTATTCCCTTCACGATCATCGAGAAGAACGAGGGCCCGGGCGGAACGTGGTGGGAGAACGACTATCCGGGCGCTCGGGTGGACGTCGCAAACCACTTCTACTGCTACAGCTTCGAACCCAACAACGACTGGGGGCACTACTTCGCCGAACAGCCCGAGCTGCGGGCGTACTTCGCCGATCTGGTCACCAAACACAGTCTGGCTGACCATATTCGGTGGGGCACGGAGGTCACCGACGCCGTCTGGGACGAGGGCGACGGTACCTGGACGCTGACCGCCCGCACCGCCGACGGGGCAGTGTCCACGCTGGCAGCGCGCGCGGTGATCACCGCGGTCGGTCAGCTCAACCGGCCGCATCTGCCCGATCTCGACGGGGCGGACAGTTTCGCCGGGCCAGCGTTTCACTCCGCGGCCTGGGATCACAGCGTCGACCTGACCGGCAAGCGGGTGGCGCTGATCGGGGCGGGTGCCAGCGGGTTCCAGATCGCACCCGCGATCGCGGAGAAAGTGGCTCACCTCACGGTGTTTCAACGCACCGCACAGTGGATGTTCCCCAACCCGATGTATCACGACGCCGTCCACGACGGGGTGCGCTGGGCATTGCAGCACTTGCCGTTCTACGGCCGCTGGTACCGATTCCTGTTGCTGTGGCCCGGGGCCGACAAAGGCTTGGAGGCCGCCCGAGTAGATCCGGACTATCCCGACCAGGACTACGCGGTGAGCGAGATCAATGCCCTGGCCCGGCAGATGTTCACCGGCTGGATCACCGATCAGGTGGGCGACGACGACGAGCTGCTGGCCAAGGTACTGCCCGACTATCCGGCGACCGGTAAGCGCACCCTGCAGGACAACGGCACCTGGCTCAAGACCCTGCGGCGCGACAACGTCGAACTGATACGCACCCCGATACGCACGATCACCCCGCAAGGTGTGGAGACCGAGGACGGCATTCACCACGACGTGGATGTGATCGTGTACGCCACCGGATTTCGGCACACCGATGTGTTGTGGCCGATGCGCATCACCGGCCGCGACGGCACCGATCTGCACGCACTGTGGGGCAGCAAACCGTATGCGTATCTGGGCATCACGGTGCCCGGGTTCCCCAACTTCTTTGTGCTCTACGGGCCCGGCGCGCATCTGGCGCATGGTGGCAGCCTGATCTTCAACTCCGAGTTGGAGATGCGCTACATCGACGCCTGTCTGGCCAAGCTCGCCGACGAACAGCTGCACTCGATCGAGCCGACCGCGCAAGCGGCTACCGAATGGCATCAGGCCACCCAGAGCGCGATCGCCCAGACGGTGTGGGCGCATCCGGCGGTCAAGCATTCCTACTTCAAGAACGCCGACGGCGAGATCCACACGGTGAGCCCGTGGCGACTCGACGAATACTGGTCGGCGGTGCGCGAACCGGATTGGTCGCAGTTCGTCATCGCAAAGGAGCGCTGAGTTGAGCGGAATCGTCGTCACCGGGGCAGCATCGGGGATCGGCCGGGCCTGCGCCCAGGCCCTGGCCGCCGAAGGCCGCCGAGTTGCATTGTGGGACATCGCCCCGGCGGTCCAGGACGTAGCCGAGAGTTTGGGGATGCCCGGCGCGGTGGTCGACGTGTGCGACGACGCCGGCGTGCCCGCCGCGGTCGCAGCAGCGGCCGAGGCGCTCGACGGAATCGACGGGCTGGTGCATGCCGCGGGGCGAGTGCTGCCCGAACCGGTGGGCGCCTACACCGGCGAATCCTGGGATGCGGTGATGGCTGTCAACCTGCGCGCCCAGGCGATGCTGGTGCAGCTGATGCTGCCGCACCTGGAGGCTGTCGCCCGGGCCGGCGGCGACCCGGCGGTGGTCGGTATCTCCAGCATCGAGGGCCTGACCGCCAACCCGTTCATCCCCGCCTATTGCGCCTCCAAGGCCGGTCTGCTGGGGTTGACCAGGTCGATGGCCGCCCAGCTGGGCCCGGCCGGAATCCGCGTCAACGCGGTCTGTCCCGGCTTCATCGAAACCCCGATGCTGCAGATCGCTCTCGACGTCGAAGAAGTGGCCGCCGGCTTTGTAGCTGCGGCGCCGCTGGGACGCATCGGTCAACCGGAGGAGGTCGCCCAAGCGGTGGCGTTCCTGATGTCGCCGCGGGCGTCGTTCATCACCGGCACCCAGATCGTCGTCGACGGTGGAGTCACCGCGCGGCATCCGTGACGGGCTTAGAAGACCCAGCTCTGCGGTGCCGCGATGACGAAGCCGTGAGTGGCCACCGGACTACTCACCTCACCGCGGACCTGGGGCTCGCGAAGCACACAGACCAAGTCAGTGGACGGCGGAACCCCGCAAACCATCGACTGGGCGGGTGAGAAGTCCCAAAACACGATCTTGTGGCCCACCGGAAGCTTTGCCGCCGGCGGGTTTCCGGCGAGCAGAGCGTCTGGTGGGGCGGGTACGAAACGAGCGGGGATGCTTTCCTTCCCGTAGATCCCGGGCAGCTCCACCGAGCCGGCGTCACGCGGGGCCCCCGGTATATCGCCCGCGCAGTTGACGTCATGAGTGATCCTGCCCTGCCGCACCCGGCAGACCAGCCCGGAATCGGTCGCGAAGACCACATTGGGCGCCTTCTGCAGGTCGCTGACCGAACCGGGCAGCGGTCCGCTGTCGTCGATCAGGGAGTCCACATCGGGGATCCCCGGTGCCGCCAACGCATTCGGCACCGCCGTCAGCAGGGCCAACGCGGTGACCGCCACTGCCAGTGCTCGCCGCGCCACCCGGAGCCTCCCAATTCGCCGTCAGAACTTCAAAACTACGAGCGACGGGCTCGCAGGTCAACGTCATCGACCGCCTCAACCGTGTGCATCCAAGGCGGTAGTGTCCCGGAGGATGGCCCAGAGCTACCCGCCGCCGAAGCCGCCGATCTCGAGGGGAGATCTCGCTGGTTCCCTCTGCGCGCTGGCTCTGACAGTCGTCGGCGGTGGCGTGGCCGCGATTCTGGGACTCTTCCTGATGGCCTTCACTGACAACTGCCCGCCCGCGACCTGCGATATCGATGCAGGCGTCACCGCAATCATGGCCGGATTCGCAGCAGCCGCCGTAGTCGGCCTCGCCGGAACGGTCGTCACCGTCGTCCAATTGGTGCGCCGTAACCCGGCCTGGCCGTTCGCCGTAGGAACCTTGGTATTGACCGCGGCGGCGTGCGCCGTGGGCATTGGAGGCTATCTCGCTGCGGTGGGCGGCTGAGCCGCCGCCGCCACGGCGCGCAGGGCCGAATCGGCGATCGCTTCCTGTAGGCCGCGGGTCGCCAGCTCATCGGCCAGCTCGTTGTCGGCAACCCCCGAATGGCCTTTCACCCAGAACCACTCGACCTGGTGACGCGCGCAGGCGGCCTGAAGCCGTTGCCACAGGTCGACGTTCTTCACCGGCTGCTTGGCGGCGGTCAGCCAGCCGTTGCGCTCCCAGCCTGACACCCACTTAGTGATGCCGTTGCGGACGTAGGTGCTGTCGGTGTGCAGATGTACCACCACGGGCCGGGTGAGGGCTTCCAGCGCCACGATCGGAGCGGTCAGCTCCATCCGGTTGTTGCTCGTCTCGCCGGGCTCGCCCCCGTACATCTCGCGGACGTGGTGGCGCATACGCAACACCGCGCCCCAGCCACCGGGGCCCGGGTTGGGGCGGCACCCACCGTCGGTGTGGATGACGACCACGTCATCGGTGGATTCGGCGAGCGGTGTAGTTCCGCGAGCAAGAGATCCGACGCCATCAGGATCGGTGGATTCGGTCATCGGCTGAGGATAGGGGGCGAGATCATCGCAGTGCGGACCGACATACCCAGATCGCGATGCCGAAGCGTGGTGATCCGGCGACCGGGCTGCACGGCATCCTTCACCGGCAAGGTGCGCGCGCCGAAGAACGACGCCGTGGCCTCGATATCGTCGACGACGTAGGTGATACCCCACAGCGACGACGGGCCGTCCGCCGCCGTGTCGGGCGACCCGACGACTTCGAGGATCACCGCACCCAGCCGGAAGAAGATCTGCCGCATCGGCCGGCCGCCGAATTCGGCGTCGCGTACCCGGCGCGACTGCAGCCCTACGGCAGCCAATGCCTCGACGGTGCGAGACAGGTTGGGCGACAAGAGCACAACGTGGTCGATCGCGATCACACCGTTCGGATGCGCGGCCGGTTCAGTGGCCGCCGCGGCGGAACGGGAGGTGGGGATACCGTCGAGCGGGCCGTCTTCGGGCAGGCCCCGCAGTGCCCACCCGAGGATGCCGGTGCCGGCCCCGCCCAGTCGCAGCCGAACCTCACCCACCCGGCAGACGTCGTCGGGGTCCACGCTGAACCCGGCCGACCGCCACGTGTCGGCTGGATCGCCAAGACGGAGTTCGTCGACGGTGACGGACATGCCGCGCATCTTCTCAGCCCTGCGTGACGGGCTCAGGTTTCAGATCACGCCACCAGCAGTAGATGAACAGCAGCATCGACATCACCAGCGCGACGATCACCCACAGCGTGATCGTGACATCGATCCAGGATCCGATCGGCGGAGCGTCGGGCAGCGCGTTTCTCAGTGGAACCACCGCGAAAAGCATTGCCGCATACCAGGTTGTCATCGGCGGCTGGAATTTACGCCAGCCCAGGAACGTCAGGTTCGCGACGACGACGGCCACTGCGGCCAGGGCGATCAAGACGCCGACGATCACGGCACCAAAGGCCATGGTGCTCGGCGACCGATGCAGCGTGATTCGGTACGGGCCACCGTCTTCGCGGTCGCTGACAATCTCGTTCTTCCAACCGGCGATGTGGTCGACGAACGTCACCGACATCCGTTCCGGAATCGAGGCGTCCCCGCGCACGACGTCGACGGTGATCGGTCCGGTCTGATAGTGATCGAACGGCCACTTCGCCGAATTACCGGAGATGGTCAACGGGACCGGGAATTCGCCGGGCACCATGCCCTTCGTCCAGGTGCGCTTGGTCGGCGTGACCGCGGAGTGCACCGCGATGCTCAAGTCTTCGGTGAGCCCGTGCCTGACCGGATCGAGCAGTGCCGGACCCGGGCTGATGGTGACCTTGCCGGTCAGGGTGCCCTTTACGGTCTGGAGATCCTCGATGTCGATGGTGACGGTGGTGCCATCTGCCGACACCAGACCTTCGGTGAGGTGGCGGGGGCATCCACACCCCGCCCGCTCATACAGCGCGACGGTCACGAGGTAGGACGCGACGAAGAAGACCGTCATCCCGAGGATCAGCAGCAGCCTGGGCCGGTTGACGTGAACAGCAGCATCGGCGTTGGACAAGCCTGTTCTCCCTGATGTCAGCTTGGTGGTCGACAACGACGGCTGCATCGTCTCATCGTGGCAGCGACTACCGCCGAGTTTTCGGCGGACGAGCGGCACACAAATCGAGCTGCTGCAACCAGATTCCGGCTCTGCCGCGAATCTGTGGTGCGTTAGAAGACTTCGCTGTGCGGCGCCGAGATGACGAACCCGTGCGTCACCGCCGGGCCGCCACTCTTGCCGCCGTTCTCACGCCCGGCCTTGAGCACACAGGCCACCTCGGTACCCATCGGAGCGCCACAGACCAGCGACTCGGTGGGTGAGAAATCCCAGAACACGATCTTGTGCCCGGGCGCCAACATGATCGACGGAACCTTCGCCGGATCTCCGAGGAGCCCGGCGGGCGCCATCGGCATGAACTGCGCCGGGCCGCTGCCGTCGGCGTAGACGGTGCCAAGACTCACGCTGCGGGTTCCCGCTGGGGCGCCAACGAGATTCCCGGCACAGGCCACACTGTGCGTCACCTTCCCGCGGCTCTTGCGGCAGGCCAGACCCGACGGGGTGGTAAACGCCAGATCTGGGATTCCGGTGAGGTCGGCAACCGAGCCCGGCAGCGGCCCACTGTCGTCGAAGAGTGGATCGAGATCGGGAACCTCGTTTGCCGCACCGGCATTGGGTACCGGAATAAGGACCGCCATTGCGGCACACGCCACCGCCAACAATTCTCGCACTGAAAACTCCCGCTACTCGACGGTGACCGACTTGGCCAGGTTGCGCGGCTTGTCCACGTCGTAGCCGCGAGCCTGCGCCACCCCGGCAGCGAACACCTGCAGCGGGATGGTCGACAACAGCGGTTGGTACAGGGTTGATACCGCAGGGATTTCGATCAGGTGGTCGGCGTAGGGGCGCACCGTCTCATCGCCCTCCTCGGCGATCACGATGGTGACGGCCCCGCGGGCCTGGATCTCTCGAATGTTGGAGAGCAGCTTGGAGTGCAACATCGCGGCGTTCTTGGGCGACGGCATCACGACGATCACCGGAAGGTCGTCCTCGATCAATGCGATCGGGCCATGCTTGAGTTCACCGGCGGCAAAGCCTTCGGCGTGCATGTAGGCCAGTTCCTTGAGCTTGAGCGCACCCTCCAGCGCCACCGGGTAGCCGACGTGGCGCCCCAGGAAGAGCACCGCACTCGACGAGGCGAACTGCCGCGCCAACTCCGCGACGGAGTCGATGCCTGCCAGCACATGCGACACCAGTTCGGGCATCGCCTCCAGTTGCCGGTACTCGTGCTCCACCTCGTCGGGGTACTTGGTGCCCCGGGCCTGCGCCAGCGCCAGACCGACCAGGTAGTTCGCGGTGATCTGCGCCAGGAACGTCTTCGTGGACGCGACACCGATCTCCGGCCCGGCCCGGGTGTAGAGCACCGCGTCGCACTCCCGCGGAATCTGTGAACCGTTGGTGTTGCAGACCGCGAGCACCTTGGCCTTCTGCTCCTTGGCGTGCCGGACGGCCTCCAGGGTGTCGGCGGTCTCGCCGGACTGGCTGATCGCCACCACCAGGGTGCTGCGGTCCAACACCGGGTCGCGATAACGGAACTCACTGGCCAGTTCGACTTCCACCGGCAGCCGCGTCCAGTGCTCGATCGCGTACTTGGCCAAGAGACCGGAGTGATACGCGGTCCCGCAGGCCACCACGAACACTTTGTCGATCTCGCGCAGCTCCTGGTCGCTCAGGCGCTGCTCGTCGAGGACGATCCGGCCGTCCTCGAAGTGCCCGAGCAAAGTCTCGGCAACCGCGGTGGGCTGCTCGGCGATCTCTTTGAGCATGAAGTATTCGTAGCCGCCCTTTTCGGCGGCAGAAAGATCCCAGTCGATGTGAAAGTGACGAGCGGCGGCAGTGTCGTCGTTGCCGTGGAAGTCCGAGATGCGGTAGCCGTCGGCGGTGATGACCACCGCCTGGTCCTGGCCCAGCTCAACAGCTTCGCGTGTGAACGGGATGAACGCCGCCACATCCGAACCCAGGAACATCTCGCCGTCGCCGATACCGACCACCAGCGGCGTGGACCGACGCGCCGCCACGATGGTGCCCGGTTCGTCGGCGTGGGCGAACACCACAGTGAAGTGGCCCTCCAGCCGACGGAGCACTGCCAGCGCCGAGGCCACGAAGTCCCCGGCGGTGTCGCCCTCGCGGTATTGGCGGGCCAGCAGATGAACGGTTACCTCACTGTCGGTCTCGCTGGTGAACTCCACCCCGGCGCGTTCCAGCTCGTCGCGCAGAACCGCGAAGTTCTCGATGATGCCGTTGTGCACCACCGCGAACTTGCCGGCGGCGTCGCAGTGCGGGTGGGCGTTGTGGTCGGTGGGACGGCCATGGGTGGCCCAGCGGGTGTGACCCAGCCCGGTACCTCCGGCCAGCAGGGCCGGATCAGTGGCGGCCAGTTCGGCTTCTAGGTTGGCCAGCCGGCCGGCACGGCGCCGAACGGTCAGCTGCCCGATCCCGTCGACGACGGCGATCCCGGCGGAGTCATAGCCGCGGTATTCCATGCGACGCAGGGCCTCGACGACGACGTCGCGAGCAGGGCGTTGCCCGACGTAGCCGACGATTCCACACATAGCTGATCAGGGTAGTGCACCGGCAGGGGGCCGCCATAAACCGTGCAGGTCAGCGGCGTCCCGGCCGTGAGCCGTGCAATTACGGCTTCAGGCCGACCGCTGCGCGCTGCTCGCTACTGCGCGCCACCGAAGAGGTCTGCCAACAGGCCTCCGAAGTCGAAGTCAGTGGCCGCCCCAGGATCCGGCTCCACCTCGGGAGGAGGCCCGTCGAAGTCCAGGTCGCCGGTCAGCAGCAATGCGAGCACCTGCTCCAGGCCGGCCAACGCGCCGGTCAACCCCACTCCCTGACCCGGGCCGAATGTCAGGTCCAGGGTGAGTGGGTCGGTGACCGACACGGTGATACCGAGCGCGTTGAGGATCGAGCCGCCCCCGAAGATGGGCGGGGGAAGTTCTTCCGCGGACAACGCATCGATATTGCCGCCGACTTCTCCCGGGGACAGCAGCCCGCCGAAAGCGAAGCTGAGGCCGGAGATGCCAACGCCCTCCGGCAGCAGGCCGGCTTCAGTGACCGTCGGGATCAGGAAATCCAGGTTGAGCGTGGCGCCGTTGAGAAGGCCGTTGACCATGTTGGCCGGGATGTTTATCAGCTCCTGCAACGCCGC includes these proteins:
- a CDS encoding flavin-containing monooxygenase, translated to MRNRYAGEPFTTTESEIAAALEQVSIPTLLLSCVHITGDPRFIRDYHQNGIFLNEIQGFMSEEDKARARAEALPVIADYRDRGCPEPAPLPAELVKEMMDWAACETVPDAYLGLLSEELDLDGVDPRSPAPVERAAELSVVVIGCGESGVLAGIRLAQAGIPFTIIEKNEGPGGTWWENDYPGARVDVANHFYCYSFEPNNDWGHYFAEQPELRAYFADLVTKHSLADHIRWGTEVTDAVWDEGDGTWTLTARTADGAVSTLAARAVITAVGQLNRPHLPDLDGADSFAGPAFHSAAWDHSVDLTGKRVALIGAGASGFQIAPAIAEKVAHLTVFQRTAQWMFPNPMYHDAVHDGVRWALQHLPFYGRWYRFLLLWPGADKGLEAARVDPDYPDQDYAVSEINALARQMFTGWITDQVGDDDELLAKVLPDYPATGKRTLQDNGTWLKTLRRDNVELIRTPIRTITPQGVETEDGIHHDVDVIVYATGFRHTDVLWPMRITGRDGTDLHALWGSKPYAYLGITVPGFPNFFVLYGPGAHLAHGGSLIFNSELEMRYIDACLAKLADEQLHSIEPTAQAATEWHQATQSAIAQTVWAHPAVKHSYFKNADGEIHTVSPWRLDEYWSAVREPDWSQFVIAKER
- a CDS encoding SDR family NAD(P)-dependent oxidoreductase; protein product: MSGIVVTGAASGIGRACAQALAAEGRRVALWDIAPAVQDVAESLGMPGAVVDVCDDAGVPAAVAAAAEALDGIDGLVHAAGRVLPEPVGAYTGESWDAVMAVNLRAQAMLVQLMLPHLEAVARAGGDPAVVGISSIEGLTANPFIPAYCASKAGLLGLTRSMAAQLGPAGIRVNAVCPGFIETPMLQIALDVEEVAAGFVAAAPLGRIGQPEEVAQAVAFLMSPRASFITGTQIVVDGGVTARHP
- the rnhA gene encoding ribonuclease HI, with product MTESTDPDGVGSLARGTTPLAESTDDVVVIHTDGGCRPNPGPGGWGAVLRMRHHVREMYGGEPGETSNNRMELTAPIVALEALTRPVVVHLHTDSTYVRNGITKWVSGWERNGWLTAAKQPVKNVDLWQRLQAACARHQVEWFWVKGHSGVADNELADELATRGLQEAIADSALRAVAAAAQPPTAAR
- a CDS encoding VOC family protein is translated as MSVTVDELRLGDPADTWRSAGFSVDPDDVCRVGEVRLRLGGAGTGILGWALRGLPEDGPLDGIPTSRSAAAATEPAAHPNGVIAIDHVVLLSPNLSRTVEALAAVGLQSRRVRDAEFGGRPMRQIFFRLGAVILEVVGSPDTAADGPSSLWGITYVVDDIEATASFFGARTLPVKDAVQPGRRITTLRHRDLGMSVRTAMISPPILSR
- a CDS encoding DUF4436 domain-containing protein, whose protein sequence is MTVFFVASYLVTVALYERAGCGCPRHLTEGLVSADGTTVTIDIEDLQTVKGTLTGKVTISPGPALLDPVRHGLTEDLSIAVHSAVTPTKRTWTKGMVPGEFPVPLTISGNSAKWPFDHYQTGPITVDVVRGDASIPERMSVTFVDHIAGWKNEIVSDREDGGPYRITLHRSPSTMAFGAVIVGVLIALAAVAVVVANLTFLGWRKFQPPMTTWYAAMLFAVVPLRNALPDAPPIGSWIDVTITLWVIVALVMSMLLFIYCWWRDLKPEPVTQG
- the glmS gene encoding glutamine--fructose-6-phosphate transaminase (isomerizing), which codes for MCGIVGYVGQRPARDVVVEALRRMEYRGYDSAGIAVVDGIGQLTVRRRAGRLANLEAELAATDPALLAGGTGLGHTRWATHGRPTDHNAHPHCDAAGKFAVVHNGIIENFAVLRDELERAGVEFTSETDSEVTVHLLARQYREGDTAGDFVASALAVLRRLEGHFTVVFAHADEPGTIVAARRSTPLVVGIGDGEMFLGSDVAAFIPFTREAVELGQDQAVVITADGYRISDFHGNDDTAAARHFHIDWDLSAAEKGGYEYFMLKEIAEQPTAVAETLLGHFEDGRIVLDEQRLSDQELREIDKVFVVACGTAYHSGLLAKYAIEHWTRLPVEVELASEFRYRDPVLDRSTLVVAISQSGETADTLEAVRHAKEQKAKVLAVCNTNGSQIPRECDAVLYTRAGPEIGVASTKTFLAQITANYLVGLALAQARGTKYPDEVEHEYRQLEAMPELVSHVLAGIDSVAELARQFASSSAVLFLGRHVGYPVALEGALKLKELAYMHAEGFAAGELKHGPIALIEDDLPVIVVMPSPKNAAMLHSKLLSNIREIQARGAVTIVIAEEGDETVRPYADHLIEIPAVSTLYQPLLSTIPLQVFAAGVAQARGYDVDKPRNLAKSVTVE